The following nucleotide sequence is from Salinigranum halophilum.
GGGGTAGTAGTCGAACCGGGTTTCACAGATTCGACACACTGCTGTTTCTCTACTATCCCTCCAGTTTCCGTTGTTTTTTCCAGCGTTCGGGTTGCAGTTATCGCAGTACTTTCGCTGTGACTTGGGATCGTAGAACTCCACACCGCAGTCAGCACAGGTACGGTTTGGGAGCGACTCACCGTGTACTTTCGAGTGATGTTGACGTAGCCCGCTTTCGGTGCGAACCGATCTACTGCACGTCGGGCAGTCCATAACAGCGTAACAAACCACGCTCTCTTGAATCTCTGGTCTGTGTGTAACGGTCCGTCCCGTTCAATCCGCCGGGTTCTCCGACGGAATCTCGAGATACCGACAGGCGTCGGTCTCGGGGTCGAAGCAGTCGGGACACTCCGCGTTGCGTTCGATGATGGTGTCGAGTCGTTCTGCCACCGTCTCGTCGATGACGGGTTCCAGTTCGCGCGCCTCGGCGCGGAACTCCTCGACGTCGAGGACGTTCGCGAGGAAGCGCTCGATGATGCAGTACGTCTGCAGCGCCTCCCGAGCGTTGATGATACCCTCGTCGGTGAGGCGGACGCCCTTGTACTTCTCGTGCTCGGCGAGGCCTCTCCCTTCGAGTTTGCCGATCATCTCGTTGGCGCTCGCGGGGCTCACGTTGAGCATGTCCGCGAGCGCACCGGTCGACGCGGGGCCGTCTTCCATCTCCTGGAGCAGGTAGATCGCCTTGACGTACTGGTCTGCGGTGTTCATGTGGTCTCCTCCTGCGGGCGGGTCGTCTCGTTCGGGGCGCCGTCGTCACGGTCGTCGAACGACGCGTCCGGGTTCATTCGCGACGCTCCATGATCTTCGTCACCGCTTCGACGCCGTCTGCTTCCTCCTCGCGGATGGCGACGAGCGTCTCGAGCAACCGGTCGCGGTCGATGCTGAACGGGACGTCACTGGCGCGGATTGCACCGATGAGGTCGTCGTAGAACTTGTACGCCGTCTCCTCGTTGCAGAGCTGGTCGTACAGCACGCCGTCGAAGTCCTCTGGTTTCGTCTGGCCGTACTGGGCCTCGACGAGCGCGTTCACCTCCTCGAACGGGATGGTGTCGACGTCGAGTTCGTCGACGATGGCCTCGAGTCGTTCGCGGTGGAGCGCCGACTCCTCGGCCGCCTCGACGAGCAACGCCTCGATCTCGTCGTCGGGCTCTTCGAGCGTTCCCGTGTGGTGTTGCGCGCGGGCCTCGACGACCTCCTCCAAGACGATGCCGATCTGAAGGAGCCGTGCCAGTTGGTGGTCCGAGGTCACGCGGTTCCCGACGCTCACGGGAGCCGACCCTCCACGATGCGTCCCCTGACGGTCATACTCGGGGGGTAGTGTGTGACCGACTTAAGCGGTT
It contains:
- a CDS encoding metal-dependent transcriptional regulator, with the translated sequence MNTADQYVKAIYLLQEMEDGPASTGALADMLNVSPASANEMIGKLEGRGLAEHEKYKGVRLTDEGIINAREALQTYCIIERFLANVLDVEEFRAEARELEPVIDETVAERLDTIIERNAECPDCFDPETDACRYLEIPSENPAD
- a CDS encoding ferritin-like domain-containing protein, translating into MSVGNRVTSDHQLARLLQIGIVLEEVVEARAQHHTGTLEEPDDEIEALLVEAAEESALHRERLEAIVDELDVDTIPFEEVNALVEAQYGQTKPEDFDGVLYDQLCNEETAYKFYDDLIGAIRASDVPFSIDRDRLLETLVAIREEEADGVEAVTKIMERRE